Below is a genomic region from Novosphingobium sp. EMRT-2.
GACAACGCCGAAAGCGTCACCCCCCAGAGTCACGCGCAGCGGCGGATGGTCGCTGGTTGCGACATCGACGATCGCTTGCGCGATCTTTTGCGGGTCGAGCGTGTAGAGCTCGTTTCCGGCGGTCTCGAACATCTTGCGGATATCGCCGGCGGGCGTATCGCGATAGGCGGCGATCTCGCTGGCGAATTGCAGGTTGTGGCTGAAGCTGGTGCGCGCGCCACCCGGCTCGATCAGCGTCACGAACAGGTTGAAGGGTTCAAGCTCCTGGCGGAGGCATTCGCTGAAGCCCTCCAGGCCCCATTTGGCCGCATGATAGAGACTGCTCGTCGGAAGCGAGCCCTGACCGCTGGCGCTGGAGATCTGGATGATCCGGCCGCTCCCGCGCAGGCGCATCGCGGGGACAAAGGCGCGGGTGATGTGGATGGGCGCCATGAGATTGAGCGCGATCTGGCCTTCGACCTCGGCGTCCGACATCTCTTCGGTGGCGCCGATCACGCCGCCGCCGGCGTTGTTGACCAGAATATCGACGGGTCGACGCGCCTGCGCCCGGGCCACGACCGCAGCAATATCGTCCTTGACCGTGACGTCGAGCGCTTCGACGCGCAGCTGGCTCGGATATTTCGCCGCAAGGTCGTCGAGGCTTTCGGGCCTGCGAGCCGTCGCGGTAAGGTCGTCGCCCGCGGCCAGGATCAGTTCGGCCAGATGGCGGCCAATGCCGCTGGACGCGCCCGTGAGAAACCAGTGATTGGACATATGCTGCTCCATATATTACCAACTGGTAGGTAACTTCATATGTGGAATGCGTCAATGCCGGGAGGTGTGATGAAGGAACGAACCAGGCGGAATGCCGCACAGAGCCGCGAGACGCTCCTGGCTGCAGCGACCGAGGAGTTCGCGTCCCATGGGCTGGCGGGCGCGCGGATCGATCGCATTGCGCAGGCGGCGGGTATCAGCAAGCCGATGCTCTACACCTATTTCGGGGACAAGGAGGCGCTCTTCGATGCCGCGCTGACGCAGGAAGTGATGGACGCGGCGCAGGCCGATCGCTTCGATCCCAATGATCTTGAGGGTTATGCGGGGCGCACCTATGACTTGCTGGTCGAGCGCCCGCGCTTGTGGAGGCTGCTGACCTGGCATCATTTGGAGCGTGGCCAGGATGTTCTGATGCTCCCGGCCGGCGAGGTCCTTCTCGGGGAGAAGCTGGACGGGATCGCAGCGGCGCAGGCCGAGGGGCGGATCGTCGCCGACTTCACGCCCATGGACGTCGTCCGGCTTGTCGCCGCCCTCACCCAGCTCTGGTGCATGACCGGAGCCGCACGCGACGCTACCGAGCATGCGGCGCGCAGGGCGACGATCATGCGAGCGGTGGGGCGACTGCTGCGCGTGTGATCGTGCGAGGCGCGCGTTGCCCGCCCGCGCGCCGATCAGGACACAGCAAGCTCCATCGCACCCCGCGACAATACCCGACCGCGAAGATACGGCGGCTCATCTGCTCGCGCTGCCCGTGGGCACGGCGGGCCGAGCGACGATCAGAATTGCGCGGCCACAGCCGAACCGGAGTGGATCGGCAAGTGAGCCCGTCGCAGCGCGATGACCTCAGGTCGCAGGCCTTGATGCGCGACGTTTCGTCAGCAGTCGTTTGAGATCCTTCGCAAGGCGATAAAACAGAATGACGATCCCGGTGACCACGATGAGCAACGTCGCCGATGCAGCGACAACGATCAGTGGATGGTTGTAACTGCGCGAGGCGCCAAGGTTCATGATATGGATTTTGTAAAAGAAATCATAGAAGTCCCACAGGTCCGAACGGCGACTGAGCACCTCTCCGGTGAACGGATCCAGATAGAGGCGACTATGCTCCTTGTCGGCGAAGCTGGCGCGCCACAGCGGCCCGCCGACCTGCGCTTCCTCGGGCGCCGTTTCCTGATAGTCGACCGCCTGCAGCCTGCCGGATCCTTTGTAGGACATCAGAGCATAGCGCCGAGCGTCTGCCAGACTGATCTCATCGACATTTTCGCCAGTGTAGGCGTTCCACCAGCTTTCGCTTCCGCCCCGCGCCTTGAGGACCCATATCGGACCGCGCGGCGTATTTTTGAGCGTGGCCTCGTTGAGGTCGGTGTGGCATGCGATCTTCGATCCCATGCGACGGAAAGCGGATAGTGCAGACGCCCCCGCCTGCAAAATCCCTCGCGAGCTATGGCAAATCCGGCTCGCCGCTGGATGCCCCCGCGCGCCACAAGCGCGCGGGGATCCGGGGGTCAGAAGGGCACGTCGTCGTCGAGCTCAGGATCAGGGTCGCCGGCCTCGTCGGACTTAGATTTCGCCCGGCTGAGGAAGTCGATCGTCTCGGCGATGATCTCGGTGCCGTAGCGCTCGACGCCGTCGCCATCGGTCCATTCGCTGTAATGGATGCGGCCGCGCACCAGCAGCTTCATGCCCTTGGTGCAATGCTCCTGCACGGTCTTGCCGAGGCCATTGAACGCGGTGATCCGATGCCATTCGGTGTCCTGGACGCGGTAGCCTTTCTCATCGCGAACGACCTTGCCTTCCGAATAGCGGGGACGCGAGGTCGCCAGGGTGAAGTGGGTGATGCGGGTCCCGCCCTGGGTGGTGCGGCTCTCCGGATCCATGCCGATATTGCCGGCAAGAATGACGATGTTCTGCATGATCAAATCTCTGTTGCTTCCGTCCGAGGGACCGTCCCTCCGACGAGACCCGGCCAAGACCGGCGGGAGACGAGGGCATCGACGCGCAAGCGGCGACCCGACCCACAAGGGCCGGAGTGGTGCGGGCAGGCGCGCGAGCGACAACCCGGTCCGGCACCGCGGGGGTTGCCCCACGGCAACCGTCCGGGCTTAGGGGATCAGTCAGGCGGAGGGCGCTTTCCCTCGGCGCCAGGCAACGGCAGAGCCATGTCGCAACATCGCGATGGGCCGAGCTCAGGACATGGACTGCCCGCAATGACTGGTCCGGTTGTGTAGTTAGTTGATCTGCGCCTCTGATACCAGCCTGGGCGGGAGGCGGAGCGTAGCGGAGCCGAGCGGCCAGGCTGGCATCTTGATCGTCTCCGGGGCCGGTGGTCGATATCCGAGACTGCTGTGGGGCCGTGCTCGGTTGTAATGATCGCGCCACCAGCCGGTGACGATCCGCACCTCCTCAAGGCTGTAGAAGATTTCGCCGTTGAGCAGTTCATCTCGCAGACGGGCATTGAAGCTTTCGATATAGCCGTTCTCCCATGGGCTGCCGGGCTCGATATAGAGGGTAATGACGCCAAGCCTGCCGAGTCACTCGCGCACCGCATTAGCGACGAACTCGGGGCCGTTATCGGATCTGATATGCTCGGGCGGCCCATGCTCGATGAACAGATCGGTCAGCACGTCAATCACGTCGTTCGACCGGAAGCGCCGCAGCGGCACCATCGCCAGGCATTCCCGGCTGAACTCGTCGATAATGTTGAGCATTCGGAACTTGCGACCGTTGTGCGTCTGATCCTCGACGAAGTCGTAGGACCACACATGCCGCGATGCTCCGGGCGCAGCCTGCGTGGCGACAACTACGATGGCCGGTTGAGCGGCAACTATGATGGCCGGTAGGATCGGTTGTCTGGGCTGATCGTAGGGAGGGGCGTAGCCCCGACCGGAGAGCGGACCAGACAACCGGTGGCGATCTTTTTCCCCTTCTTTCGGGGGGGCTGATCGGGGCTGTGGCGGGCGGTGGTATCGGAACACTCATCGAACAACGAGCGATGGGTTTGCGATGCCGGGCCACCACATTTCCGATCAGCAGGTATTTCTCTTCATGACCCATCGTCGCCAACACACCCAGGCCGTCGCGGCTGCCAAGGCCGGTATCAGCGAGCGCAGCGCACGCCGGATCGAGAACGATCCGCAGCTTCCGTCCCAGAAGAAGAAGGAGCGCCACTGGCGCACCCGCGCCGATCCGCTCGAGCCATTCTGGCCACGCGTCGAGGAGTTGCTCCAGATCGACGGTATCATTGCCGTCACGGTCTTCGAGACGCTCCAGGACGAGTTCGGCGAGGATGCTGTTCCCGATGCGATACGACGAACACTTGAACGCCGGATCGCCCGCTGGCGGGCACTGCACGGCGGCGAGAAGGAGATCTTCTTCCCGCAGCATCATGAGCCCGGTCGGCAGGGCCTGTCGGATTTCACGGTATGCGACAGTCTCAAGGTCACCGTTGCCGGCGAGACCCTGGCCTATCGCCTTTACCACTTCCGCTTGGCGGCGAGTGGCTGGGAGCATGCGGCTGTCGTGCTGGGCGGGGAGAGCTTTGCCGCCCTTTCGGAGCACCTGCAGGATGCCTTGTGGAAGCTGGGCGGCGCGCCGGCCGAACACCGCAGCGATTCCCTGTCAGCCGCCTACAAAAACCTCGACGCCGATGCGCAGCGGGATTTTACCCGAAGCTATGACGAGCTGTGCCGTCATTACGGCATGCTCGCTACCCGCAACAACCGCGGCGAGGCGCACGAGAACGGATCGATCGAAGGTCCCCATGCCCATCTCAAGCGACGGCTCGATCAGGCCTTACGCCGGCGGGGAAGCCGCGATTTCGTCAGCATCGAGGCCTGGCGCGAGTTCGTTGAGGCGCAGGTCGCCAGACAGAACCGGCGGCATGCTGCGCACATCGATGCAGAACGCAGGGTACTCAAGGCGCTGCCCGCAAGGCGAACCACCGATTTCGCCATGGTCACCGTCGATGTCACCCGCAACGGCACCGTCGCCATCGATCGGGTTACCTATTCGGTGCCTTCCCGCCTCGTCGGACGGCGCCTCAACGCGCATCTCTTTGACGATCGCATTGAGCTCTTCCTCGGTCCGGACAGGGTAATGTCCACGCCGCGTGTGCGGATCAGCCATCCCCACCGGGGGCACAGCATCGATTTCCGGCACATGATCGGTAACCTGCGCCGCAAGCCTGGTGCGCTGCGCAACCTCGTCTACCGCGAAGCCCTGTTCCCCGATCACGCCTACCGGCGGGCCTGGCAAGCCTTCGATGCCCAACTCGATGGACGGCAGGCCTGCCGCGATGCCGTCGCGCTGCTCGATATCGCCGCCAGGGGCGACTGTGTCGACGTGCTGGCCCGGCGGATCGATGAGGCACTCGACAGAGGGCGCTTGCCCGATGTCGATGCGCTCAGGGACGAGTTCCTGCCAACCGCAAGATCGCAGCGCGATGTCACTATCCCGCCTCCCGATCTGCACAGCTACAACAGCTTGATCGCCAGCGGGGAGGTGTACTGATGACCCGCACCAAGGACCAGGCCGCCGCCGTGCTGCCTACCCTGCTCAAGGCCTTGCGCCTGCCGAGTATCAACCGCAACTGGAAGCGCCTCACCGACACCGCCGATCGCGATGGCTGGCCGGCCGCCAACCTGCTGGCCTCGCTTCTCGAGATCGAGATGGCCGATCGCTCCTCCCGGCGCATCCAGCGCCATCGCGACCAGTCCGGCTTGCCCGCAGGCAAGACCTTCGCCACCTTCGATTTCGACGCAGCCCCCGGCATCCGCAAACCGCACCTCTTGTCCCTCGCCGCCGGTGACGACTGGATCGAGAGCGGCGGCAACCTGCTGCTGTTCGGCCAGAGCGGGACCGGCAAGACGCACGCAGTTGCTGCCATTGGTCATGCCCTCATCGACACGGGGCGGCGCGTCCTGTTCTGCTCCACCACCGACATGGTCCAGAAGCTCCAGTCCGCGCGCCGCGACCTCAGCCTACCCGCCATGCTCGACAAGCTCGACAAGTTCGATCTCATCGTGCTCGACGATCTGTCCTACGTCCGCAAGGACCAGGTCGAGACCAGCGCCTTGTTCGAGCTCATCGCCCACCGCTACGAACGCCACTCGCTCGCCATTACCGCCAACCAGCCATTTTCGGCATGGGACAACGTCTTCCCTGATCCCGCTATGACTGTCGCCGCGATCGACCGCCTCGTGCACCACTCGATCATCATCGAGATGAACGGCGAAAGCTACCGCAAACGTTCCGCCGTCGCCCGTATCAACGCCGGCGATTACGACCCGCCGAATGGCGCCCCGGACCGGCCATCATAATTGTCGCTGGCTTCGCGCTCGGGAGCACCCTTGCTGAGGCAACGGGTAATTGTCGCCAGCGGCAATTACATGCCAACCATCCCATGCGCTTCAGACCCTCGCTTCCGGCCAGCGTCAGCGACAATTACCCAGCGTCGTAATTGTCGCTCGACGGTTGCTCCCCGCAACAGCAAATGGTAGCCAGAATTCACCAACCGGCGCGGCCACCTATCGGCCATCATAATTGACGCCGACCGGACTCCGTAATCGTCGCGCTACACGCAGCCGGATGCACGATCCGTCGCCGAGCCAGAGCCGCCGCCGTTTCGGTTGCCGCTTCGGCACTTTAAGACCCTCCCGCCGCCAGATACGCTCAACCACTGACAGGCTGACCTGCCAGCCCGCCTGGCCCAGCAAGACATGGATGCGGCGATAGCCATACCGGCCATAGTCCTTGGCCAGCGCGATGATGTCGGCTGTTAGCCGCCGCTCGTCGGCATCATCCTTCGGTGGATGGCGCTGTGTCGAACGATGCTGGCCCAGAACACGGCAGGTCCGTCGCTCCGATACCGGCAACGCGCGACGGATCTGCTCGATCGCCTCACGGCGACGGGAGGGACTCAAAAAGTCAGCTTCGACGCCTCTTGCAGGATCGCCTTGTCGAGCGCGAGGTCGGCCACCAGCTTCTTCAGCCGCGCATTCTGGCGCTCCAGATCCTTCATTCGCCGCGCCTGGTCGACCTTCAGCCCGCCATATTCCTTGCGCCACCGATATAGCGTCTGCTCCGCGATCCCGATCTGGCGGCAAGCCTCCACCGCTGTGCCGCCTCGCCCCACAATCACCTCTACTTCACGCAGCTTCGCTATGATCTGCTCCGGCGTAAACCTCTGACGTCCCATACATTTCTCCAATTCTCATGCCCAAATGGGCTCTCTTCAGAATTGGACCAGTTTTTCCAAGGTAGACCACTATCCCTCCGTCAGACCGATGCCAGCCTCACAGGAGGTTTCGGGCAACAGCGGCAAGACTGAGTGCAAGCGCGACAAGGCTGGGAATGATGACCGCCGCCCCGCAGATGAAGGCAAGGACGCCCACCCAATTCCAACTCGGTGCCTGCATCATCACTTCGTCCTTTGCCCAATGGTGTCCACACCACCATCCTTATCGCAAACGATTTGCCTCGCCCTCGGTTTCGGGGCGCCAATCATCAGGTTCGACAAGAGGCTGGTCTGACTTGGCGTCGGTCACGACTCGCTCGGCCGCTCCATCCAGATCATCATACTGCCCGGTGCGCATCGACCAAAGAAAGGCGCCCAGCCCAGCAAGGCCCATCAGCAGCGCGACCGGCACCAGCCACAGGATCCCGCTCATCGGGTAGCGGCCAGGGGAACGAGGGTCGGTGCCGGCGCTCGCCTGCTAAGCCGTGATCCGCGTGCTGCGGGAATTCGCAGAGAGTTCGCAACGACCGAAATCGACGAAAGCGACATGGCGACGGCAGCAAGCAGTGGGGTGACATAGCCCGCCATGGCCACAGGAATCACCAAAAGGTTATAACCGACGGAAAGCGCCAGGTTCTGGCGGACACGTTGCCGGGCCGCGCGCGCGATCTGCACAGCGCGCGGAACCGCATCGAGATCCTGGCCGAGATAAACAATATCCGCGGCCGCCCGACCGATGTCGGCGGCATTGGAAGGAGCCATCGAAACGTGCGCCGCCGCCAGTGCCGGTCCATCGTTCAGCCCATCACCCACCATCAAGGTCAGGCGCTGACTGTCCGCCAGCGCCTGAAGCCGCTCCACCTTATGCTGCGGCAGCAATCCGGCACGCCAGTGGGCGATACCGATCGCGTTCGCGAACCCCGACACAGAAGCAATGTGATCGCCCGAAAGCAGTTCGATAGGCAGCCCAAGCGCGTCAAGCTTGGCCACCGCTTCCCGCGCACTCGTCTTTTCAACGTCCAAGAAGGCAAAATGGCCGGCAAGCTCACCATCGACCGAGAACACGGTCTGGAAACCGCCACTCTCGCCCGTGCCTGGATTCAAAGCCCAATCGGCACGCCCCAGGCGAAACAGATGGCCGTTCCGCTGGCCCTCCAAACCCCGGCCCGGCAGCTCGGAAAAACTGTCCAGATCGAGGCCGGACAAGGCGCCGCCGTTGGCGGCAATCGCGCGTGCGACGGGATGGTTGGAACGCGACGCCAGCGCCATCACGATTGCGCGATAGGGTTCATCGATGGCGATCTTGCTCACTCGCAAATCGCCATGAGTGAGCGTGCCGGTCTTGTCGAAAATCACGGTATCGACCTGTGCAAGCCGCTCGAGCGCGCTTCCATCCTTGAGCGCGATGCCGTGCTCGAACAAGCGCTTCGCCGCGGCGACCTGAACCATGGGTATGGCGAGACCAAGCGCGCAGGGACAGGTCACAATGAGCACCGAAATGGCAATGGTCAGCGCCCGATGCCAATCGCCTGTGTCAAGGAACCACCCGGCAAACACGGCCAAGGCCAGCGAATGGATGATCGGCGAGTAATAGGCCGCAACACGGTCGGCGAGACGGCGATAGCGTGCTCTGCCCTGCTCGGCCGCTTCCATCATTCGCACCATTTCGGATAGAAAGGACCGCGCGCGGCTGTTGGTCACACGCACCTTGAGCGAACCATTGAGATTCAGCATGCCCGAAACGAGCGTGCTTCCCGGTCGTACCGGCACCGGCATCGCCTCGCCCGTGACCGCGGCAGTGTCGAGATCGCCCTCGCCCGCAAGGACAAGACCATCCAGCGGAACACGCTCGCCTGGCGCGACGAGGATGACATCACCCACCGAGACATCCTCGAGCGGTCTAAAAGCGCGCGATCCATCCGTGCCGATTACATTCGCGCCCGCAGGCGTCATTCGCGTCAGCCCGAGCACGGCCGAACGGGCCTTGTCACGCATGGCATGGTCGAGCGTTCGTCCGACAAGCAGGAAAAAGATCAGCGTCACGACCGCGTCGAAATAGGCATGGCGTCCGAAATGCAGCGTGTCGTAGATGCTGAGACCCAGTGTCAGGACGATGCCGATCGAGATGGGCACATCCATATTGGTGCGTCCCGCGCGCAATGCCGACCATGCCGACAAGAAGAAGATGCGCCCCGAAAAGAATACCGCGGGAAGCGCGAGCAGCGCCGAGATGAGATGGAACAGCTGCCGCGTAGCGGGGTCGGCGCCTGACCAGACCGACACCGAAAGCAGCATGATGTTCATCGCCGCGAAGCCGGCGACCGCTGTCGCGACGATCAGCCGGCGCTTTTCGGGATCGGCGCGTTCGTCCGGTTGGCTGAGAAGATTTGCCTCGAAGCCCGCCTCGTTCAGCGTTGCCAGCAAAGGCGGTGCACTCGCGGTTTGCGCTTGCCGCCATGTGACGGTCACACGCCGCGTCGATAGATTGACCCGAGCCGCTACGACGCCCTCGAGGTTACCAAGGATGCGCTCGATCTTCGCCATGCATCCGCCGCAATGCGCGGTCGGGACCGACAGTTGCGTCCTCATCGTTCCGTCATCCAGCGATTGGCTGGCGAAGATGAGTTCATCGACCGATTGCCCGGTCAATGATGTCGGCGCCTGGACGGCAGGCATGGCATGGCTGGCCATGTCTAGGCCTGCGTGTCTGAGACCGCGCGATAGGCATGCCATGTGGCATGTCCAAGCCACGGGAAGATGACGATGAGGCCGATCAAGCCCGTAGCCGCGCAGAGTATGAAAAGCGCAAGGACGATGGCGCCCCAGACGATCATCGGCGCAAGGTTGTTCCAGACGAGCGCCGTGCTTGTTCCCATCGCCGTGAGCGCATCGACCTTGCGATCGAGGAGCATCGGAATGGCAAAAACACTGATCGCAAAAGCGAATGAGGCGAACAGGCCGCCCACCGCCGTGCCGACGCCGAGAATAATCCATCCCACCGGCTCGGTCAGCAGGAAGGCGGTTATGTGAGGCAGGCCGGGAAAGGGGCGCACGCCGAAGAACAACGCATAGATGAGCACCGCGGATCGCATCCACAGTAGCATCAGCAGGCTGAGCAGGACCCCGGTGAAAAGCACCTGCGGGCCCGCCGCCGGTTTCACCAGGAGCATTTCGCGCAGCGACGTATCGCGTCCCGCTTCTCGGTTGCGGCTTTTCTCATAGAGTCCGATGGCCAGCAGCGGGGCAATGATCATGAAGCCGGCGAGCGCGGGAAAAAGAATATAGTCGCGGCCATACAGCGCGAGCATCGCGACAGCAGCGAGAGACAGAAGGAAAATGCCCAGACCGTAGGCCAGGCTCGGCATCGGCCGATGGAAAAGATCCTGCCATCCGGCCTTGAGCCATTGGAAGCCGATGGAAGCGGGAAGATGGCGCTGAAACCGCGCGCTCTTCGTCTCCTCGATGCCCGAGGTCTGGCTCAGCAAGCCATAAGAGGGGCTTTTATCGCTCATGTCCCGCTACCTTTCAGCATGCCGATTTCGCCGCGCGATACTGCCCGCTCCCGTTCGCGCGTTCCTTCAAATGTCCCACGCATTCGGGCTGCGAGCGAAAGGCGACGTAGAAAAAATGCGCGTTCGCAAGAACGAACAGCAAAAGGCCTGCTGCCACCAGCGTCCAGACCAGCCACCGGGATCGGGATCGCATGGCCGTCATCGCTGAGGCGCGCTCAGCGAATGAACATAGAGCGCCAATATCTTGATATCCGAGTCCGTAAGCCGCTCGTCCCATGTCGGCATATGCCCCTGGCGTCCGCCATGGACGGTCTCCACGATCTGATCGATGTCTCCTCCATAGATCCAACGCGCGTCCGTCAGATTGGGAGCGCCGACATCGCGCTTCCCGCGCGCATCCTCGCCATGGCAAATCGCGCAATTGGCCATGAAGACCTCGCGCCCCGATACAATCGACGTCCGATTGGCATTCGTCACGAACTTGGGATGCGACAAGGCGTAGACATAGTTGGCCGCCAGACTGACCTGATCGGCATCGAGTATCCCGTCGCGTCCGAACGAGGGCATCTGCGAGACGCGCCCCTGCGGATGCTCCACATTGACCCCAACGCGCATGGTCTGCGCGATCGTCTCAAGGTCGCCGCCCCAGATCCAGTCGTCATCGGTCAGATCGGGATAACCATAACCCCCCTTGGCATTAATGCCGTGGCAGGCGGCGCAGTTGTCGCCGAACAACCGGTGGCCGGTGCTACGCACGATGGTCATGAGCCGGGGGTCGGCCGCGATCTGCTCGAGGTTCTCGCTTTCGATCCGCTTTATCCAGTCGGCCCGTCCCGCCTGCGAATCGACCAGGTGCTTTTCGACCGAGGTGCGCTGGTCGATGTTGAGAATTCCCTTGGTGTAGGTGTCGCCCAAGGGCCAAGTCGGCATGAGAATCCACCAGGCGAAAGCGAAGAGATGGGTGACGATCAGAAAAATCAGCACACCCTTGGGGACCGGCGTATCGAGCTCCTTGATGCCATTCCAGACATGGCCGGTCGTTTCATGACCGCTGACGGGATCGCGCTCTACGTCCATGGCTTGTCGTCCTGATCGAGAACGCTTTGTTTGGCTCGGTTGAACTTGCCACGATTGGACGGCCGGAACGTATAAATGAGGACACCGATCATCAGACCGATGAGGTAGAACAGCCCCCAGCTTTTCGAGAATGCAACAAGAGCCTCGTGGCTTATGTCCATGCCTGCCTCCTCATGTCATTTCACCGGCTCTGGCGGCTTCTGCGGCGCGGCCGTATTCTTGTACGGCACGTCGGTCAGCCGGCCGAGAACCTGAAGATAGGCGACGAGCGCGTCCATCTCGGTGACCTCGGTCGCCACATCGTCGAACACGCGAACCTGCGTTTCTTCGCCATACCGCTCGGTGATACCGGACGAGGTCGAGCTTTCCGGTGTCGCCTGGTCGAAGGCATCGACGCTCGCATTCTCGATCATGGCATCGGTGTAGGGCACCCCCGCGGCCCGCAGCGCCTTGAGGTGCAAGGGCAGATCAGCGAGGCGCAAGGGCGTCCGCGCCAGCCAGGGATAGGCCGGCATATTGGAATCGGGCACCACATCGCGCGGATTGGTCAGATGGGCGACGTGCCAGAAATCGGAATATTTGCCGCCAACGCGGGCGAGGTCGGGTCCGGTGCGCTTCGAACCCCAGAGCATCGGATGGTCATATTTGGATTCGACCGCGAGCGAATAGGGACCATAGCGCTCAACTTCGTCCTGCAGCGTCCGGATCATCTGGCTGTGACAGGCATAGCATCCTTCGCGCACATAGATGTTTCGCCCCGCCAGTTCGAGCGGCGTGTAGAGCCGCATGTCTGGCGCCTCCTCGACCGTCTCGTCGATCGTGAAAAGCGGAGCGATCTCGACGAGGCCGCCGACACTGGCAGCCGCGATGATGGCGAGCACGAAGCCGATCGCCGAACGTTCGAGCTTGCGATGAAACAGTTCCGCCACGGCTCAGGCCCTCCCCGCCGCCGTCGCGGCCTGTAGCGGGACGTCGCCTTCGAACGGCGCCTGGGCCGAGGCGGCGCGAATGGTCCTCCACATATTGTAGGCGCCGATCACAGCACCGATCAGGAACAGAAGGCCGCCGAGCGTACGCGCGATGTAATAGGGATACATGGCTCTGAGCGAATCCAGGAAGGAGTAGGCTAGCGTGCCTTCCTCCGTATAGGTCCGCCACATCAGGCCCTGGATGATGCCCGAGTTCCACATGGCAAAAATGTAGACAAGAGTGCCGGCAAGCGAGAGCCAGAAGTGCCACTCGACCAAGGCGGGCGAATACATCGCCTCGCGCTTCCACAAGGACGGCACCAGCGTGTAGAGCGAGCCGAAGGTGATGAGCGCCACCCAGCCGAGCGCGCCGGCGTGAACATGGCCAACCGTCCAGTCGGTGTAATGCGAAAGCGAATTGACGGGCCGGATGGCGAGGAACGAACCTTCAAAGGTCGAGATGCCATAAAACACCGCCGCGACCATCATGAAGCGGAGCGTCGCATCATCGCGCACGCGGTGCCAGGCGCCGTTCAA
It encodes:
- a CDS encoding SDR family oxidoreductase; the encoded protein is MSNHWFLTGASSGIGRHLAELILAAGDDLTATARRPESLDDLAAKYPSQLRVEALDVTVKDDIAAVVARAQARRPVDILVNNAGGGVIGATEEMSDAEVEGQIALNLMAPIHITRAFVPAMRLRGSGRIIQISSASGQGSLPTSSLYHAAKWGLEGFSECLRQELEPFNLFVTLIEPGGARTSFSHNLQFASEIAAYRDTPAGDIRKMFETAGNELYTLDPQKIAQAIVDVATSDHPPLRVTLGGDAFGVVQAALQSRLAFLQSQEALARSVAFDS
- a CDS encoding TetR family transcriptional regulator; translated protein: MKERTRRNAAQSRETLLAAATEEFASHGLAGARIDRIAQAAGISKPMLYTYFGDKEALFDAALTQEVMDAAQADRFDPNDLEGYAGRTYDLLVERPRLWRLLTWHHLERGQDVLMLPAGEVLLGEKLDGIAAAQAEGRIVADFTPMDVVRLVAALTQLWCMTGAARDATEHAARRATIMRAVGRLLRV
- a CDS encoding PepSY-associated TM helix domain-containing protein; this translates as MGSKIACHTDLNEATLKNTPRGPIWVLKARGGSESWWNAYTGENVDEISLADARRYALMSYKGSGRLQAVDYQETAPEEAQVGGPLWRASFADKEHSRLYLDPFTGEVLSRRSDLWDFYDFFYKIHIMNLGASRSYNHPLIVVAASATLLIVVTGIVILFYRLAKDLKRLLTKRRASRPAT
- a CDS encoding single-stranded DNA-binding protein, with product MQNIVILAGNIGMDPESRTTQGGTRITHFTLATSRPRYSEGKVVRDEKGYRVQDTEWHRITAFNGLGKTVQEHCTKGMKLLVRGRIHYSEWTDGDGVERYGTEIIAETIDFLSRAKSKSDEAGDPDPELDDDVPF
- the istA gene encoding IS21 family transposase, yielding MTHRRQHTQAVAAAKAGISERSARRIENDPQLPSQKKKERHWRTRADPLEPFWPRVEELLQIDGIIAVTVFETLQDEFGEDAVPDAIRRTLERRIARWRALHGGEKEIFFPQHHEPGRQGLSDFTVCDSLKVTVAGETLAYRLYHFRLAASGWEHAAVVLGGESFAALSEHLQDALWKLGGAPAEHRSDSLSAAYKNLDADAQRDFTRSYDELCRHYGMLATRNNRGEAHENGSIEGPHAHLKRRLDQALRRRGSRDFVSIEAWREFVEAQVARQNRRHAAHIDAERRVLKALPARRTTDFAMVTVDVTRNGTVAIDRVTYSVPSRLVGRRLNAHLFDDRIELFLGPDRVMSTPRVRISHPHRGHSIDFRHMIGNLRRKPGALRNLVYREALFPDHAYRRAWQAFDAQLDGRQACRDAVALLDIAARGDCVDVLARRIDEALDRGRLPDVDALRDEFLPTARSQRDVTIPPPDLHSYNSLIASGEVY
- the istB gene encoding IS21-like element helper ATPase IstB yields the protein MTRTKDQAAAVLPTLLKALRLPSINRNWKRLTDTADRDGWPAANLLASLLEIEMADRSSRRIQRHRDQSGLPAGKTFATFDFDAAPGIRKPHLLSLAAGDDWIESGGNLLLFGQSGTGKTHAVAAIGHALIDTGRRVLFCSTTDMVQKLQSARRDLSLPAMLDKLDKFDLIVLDDLSYVRKDQVETSALFELIAHRYERHSLAITANQPFSAWDNVFPDPAMTVAAIDRLVHHSIIIEMNGESYRKRSAVARINAGDYDPPNGAPDRPS
- the ccoS gene encoding cbb3-type cytochrome oxidase assembly protein CcoS; the encoded protein is MSGILWLVPVALLMGLAGLGAFLWSMRTGQYDDLDGAAERVVTDAKSDQPLVEPDDWRPETEGEANRLR
- a CDS encoding heavy metal translocating P-type ATPase, yielding MASHAMPAVQAPTSLTGQSVDELIFASQSLDDGTMRTQLSVPTAHCGGCMAKIERILGNLEGVVAARVNLSTRRVTVTWRQAQTASAPPLLATLNEAGFEANLLSQPDERADPEKRRLIVATAVAGFAAMNIMLLSVSVWSGADPATRQLFHLISALLALPAVFFSGRIFFLSAWSALRAGRTNMDVPISIGIVLTLGLSIYDTLHFGRHAYFDAVVTLIFFLLVGRTLDHAMRDKARSAVLGLTRMTPAGANVIGTDGSRAFRPLEDVSVGDVILVAPGERVPLDGLVLAGEGDLDTAAVTGEAMPVPVRPGSTLVSGMLNLNGSLKVRVTNSRARSFLSEMVRMMEAAEQGRARYRRLADRVAAYYSPIIHSLALAVFAGWFLDTGDWHRALTIAISVLIVTCPCALGLAIPMVQVAAAKRLFEHGIALKDGSALERLAQVDTVIFDKTGTLTHGDLRVSKIAIDEPYRAIVMALASRSNHPVARAIAANGGALSGLDLDSFSELPGRGLEGQRNGHLFRLGRADWALNPGTGESGGFQTVFSVDGELAGHFAFLDVEKTSAREAVAKLDALGLPIELLSGDHIASVSGFANAIGIAHWRAGLLPQHKVERLQALADSQRLTLMVGDGLNDGPALAAAHVSMAPSNAADIGRAAADIVYLGQDLDAVPRAVQIARAARQRVRQNLALSVGYNLLVIPVAMAGYVTPLLAAVAMSLSSISVVANSLRIPAARGSRLSRRAPAPTLVPLAATR